The window GTGGGATGAAGTCTCGCCGGCTTTTACAGATAAAAAAGTGGTCACCCTGGCCGAGTTTCAGCATGAATTAGGTGTAACTCTCCCAGCCGATGGTTCAGTTGGAAAAATCGTTTCTAGAACGACAGGGGACAGAGTTGGTGAAGTGGAAATAAACGGGAAAAAATTGAAAGGTCGCGAAGTGCGAGAAAAATTAGAGCTTCGTTCAAGCGACTTTACGTGGGAGCGCTCAGGTAATGAAATTATCATTACGACAAAAGGGTATGGACACGGTGTTGGGATGAGCCAATACGGCGCAAATGGGATGGCAAAGCTCGGAAGCACGCACGAGCAGATACTGACGCACTACTATCAAGGTGTCCAAATCGCCAGTGCCGATCAGTATATGAATAAGCTAACCGCGAAAAGTAACTAACGTATACAAATCCTTCTTACTCGTCTACGATGACAGTAGGAGGGATTTTTTATTTTTGAAAAAAATTTCAGGTGCCGGCATTTTGGTGCCAGGCACCTATGCCTTATTTTTGTCAAAGAAAAGTACAAAAAAGCAAAAATGAACATGGAGAGTGTTTTCACGTTCAATTTTGTTAAAGAAAAAAGCAAAAATGAACATGGAGAGTGGTCTCACGTTCATTTTCGTTAAAGAAAAAAGCAAAAATGAACATGGAGAGTGTATTCACGTTCAATTTTGTTAAAGAAAAAAGCAAAAATGAACATGGAGAGTGTATTCACGTTCATTTTCGTCGAAGAAAAAAGCAAAAATGAACATGGAGAGTGTATTCACGTTCAATTTTGTTAAAGAAAAAAGCAAAAATGAACATGGAGAGTGGTCTCACGTTCATTTTCGTCAAAGAAAAAAGCAAAAATGAACATGGAGAGTGGTCTCACGTTCATTTTCGTTAAAGAAAAAAGCAAAAATGAACATGGAGAGTGGTCTCACGTTCATTTTCGTCAAAGAAAAAAGCAAAAATGAACATGGAGTGGCCTCTCAAGTTCATTACCGCAAAGAAAAAAACCAGAAATGAACTTGATAAGAGCTCTCAAGTTCATTACCACCAAAGAAAAAACAAAAATTAACTTGAATAGGCCACTCTTAATAACTTTGTCCTATCCTCTTATATTACCTAAATTTCTCGTGTCTCTCCATAACAAATCGTGACTACTTCCACCGAGCTATCTTTCATTAATTATAAAACTTCCTCATCTTGCCCTACCGTTTTACTAGAAGGTATTATTTTACGAACAGAGAATGTATAGTAGTATAAGACGTTAAAGGCAGTAGTCCCACGTGATGGAGGACAAAATTAGTAACAGTGGAAATGTCGAGTGATGAAGAGGCAAAAGATAAGTAAGGAGGAATGTTAGGTGGAGGTACGTCGAGCGACAACAGGAGATTTGGCGGGAGTGGCTCAGCTTTTTAATAAATATAGAATGTTTTATGAGCAAAACTCTGATTTAGAAGGTGCGACTCAATACATAAAAGAAAGACTGGATAAGAATGAGTCGGTTATTTTTGTTGTAATTAATGGGGAAGAGTATGTCGGGTTTACGCAGCTTTATCCAACGTTTTCGTCCATTTCCATGATGAGAGCTTGGATTTTAAATGATTTGTATGTGGATGAAGTAGCTCGCAAGCAAGGTGTGGGGGAAATGCTATTAAGTATGGCGAAGGATTTCGGGTTAGAAACTGGAGCAAAAAGTATCGCACTCAGCACCGCCACAGACAATCTAGCAGCACAATCGC is drawn from Bacillus alkalisoli and contains these coding sequences:
- a CDS encoding GNAT family N-acetyltransferase; the protein is MEVRRATTGDLAGVAQLFNKYRMFYEQNSDLEGATQYIKERLDKNESVIFVVINGEEYVGFTQLYPTFSSISMMRAWILNDLYVDEVARKQGVGEMLLSMAKDFGLETGAKSIALSTATDNLAAQSLYEKNGYKKDETFYQYELIL